The Halarchaeum grantii genome includes a window with the following:
- a CDS encoding tyrosine-type recombinase/integrase has protein sequence MTNELQPIEPQEAKEWYLENRRGELADATYRAHKYRLSPFIEWCNTEGGVTNMNDLSGRHFHRYKKWRREKGDCNKVTMATQLSTLKVFIAFCESIDAVRSGLSDYIDPPTMKNKEDVNDDYVDAETAQTIIEYQRKFNYSQREHVIFELLWHTGMRNGALRAIDLDDYDTEKRTLEVHHRPDEDTPLKNGKAGERVVSLKPNVNQIVADYIDHHRFSKVDEFGREPLLTTRQGRISKTSIRSNCYRTTRPCDYGLDCPHDREPEDCDAASSYHAASKCPSSHASHSLRKGAITHARRSDVPIEAVSERMDVSADVLKKHYDKRTKEQQMKNRRGYFDNI, from the coding sequence ATGACAAACGAACTCCAGCCGATCGAACCGCAGGAAGCGAAAGAATGGTATCTCGAAAACCGCCGTGGCGAACTTGCCGACGCCACTTACCGGGCGCACAAGTACCGGCTATCTCCCTTCATTGAGTGGTGTAACACCGAGGGTGGCGTGACGAATATGAACGACCTCAGCGGTCGGCACTTCCATCGGTACAAGAAATGGCGTCGAGAGAAGGGCGACTGCAACAAGGTCACAATGGCGACCCAACTGAGTACCCTCAAGGTCTTCATTGCCTTCTGCGAGAGTATTGACGCGGTTCGTTCCGGTCTGTCGGACTACATCGACCCGCCGACGATGAAGAACAAAGAGGACGTGAACGATGACTACGTTGACGCCGAAACCGCACAAACCATCATCGAATACCAGCGGAAATTCAACTACTCACAGCGCGAACACGTCATCTTCGAGTTACTGTGGCATACCGGGATGCGAAACGGCGCGCTCCGAGCAATCGACCTCGATGACTACGATACGGAAAAACGGACTCTCGAAGTCCATCACCGCCCCGATGAAGATACTCCGCTGAAAAATGGGAAGGCGGGTGAGCGTGTTGTCTCTCTCAAGCCCAACGTGAACCAGATCGTGGCGGATTACATCGACCATCACCGATTCTCCAAGGTTGACGAGTTCGGTCGTGAGCCGCTACTGACGACCCGCCAAGGACGTATCTCGAAGACCTCTATCCGAAGCAACTGCTACCGTACTACCCGACCTTGCGATTACGGGCTTGACTGCCCTCACGACCGTGAGCCAGAGGACTGTGACGCGGCCAGTTCTTACCATGCCGCCTCAAAATGTCCATCATCACACGCTTCGCACTCCCTTCGGAAAGGCGCAATAACGCACGCACGAAGGAGTGACGTACCAATCGAGGCCGTATCGGAACGAATGGACGTGAGTGCCGATGTACTGAAAAAGCACTACGACAAACGGACGAAAGAACAGCAAATGAAGAATCGTCGCGGCTACTTCGATAACATCTAA
- a CDS encoding ATP-binding protein, translating into MEESEGDRRVVVASDASEAGRESVGDALAAAFDVRRVETAGACLSRAEAGSADAVLAAHDLPGIDGLGLLRSIRLSRPALPFVLAPASGSEALAGEALAAGADGYVPADADAETVVARVRDALEETGRDAGASAGRRYRSLVESSPAPINVFDADGRSIWGNDAVLDLLGLDDRADLIGRSIFELVHPDDHERARRELASVVEAKEATGPTEMRLRTPGRGTRYVRVSTAVGRFRGADVGQAIAVDVTGVREREHQLQLLDRWLRHNVRNEMTVIRGLAEDLRRGAVDDVSAAASRISASANTLLKQAEHERELIETLTESLGEEFVRVNVAAVARRQVMACAAANPHADVELIRADDVEARVLPALSTAVRELLDNAVRHSDVAEPRVEVSVERDGDTGVIRVADDGPGIPAGERDALSVDAETDQLHHGSGLGLALVYWLVRRSGGDVAFSENDPRGSVVTVRL; encoded by the coding sequence ATGGAGGAGTCGGAGGGGGATCGCCGGGTCGTCGTCGCCTCGGACGCGAGCGAGGCAGGCCGTGAGTCCGTTGGGGACGCGCTCGCCGCCGCGTTCGACGTGCGACGCGTCGAAACCGCCGGCGCGTGTCTGTCCCGCGCGGAGGCCGGGAGCGCCGACGCGGTGCTCGCCGCACACGACCTCCCGGGGATCGACGGGCTCGGCCTCCTGCGCTCCATCCGGCTGTCGCGGCCGGCGCTCCCGTTCGTCCTCGCGCCCGCGAGCGGCTCGGAGGCGCTCGCCGGGGAGGCGCTCGCGGCGGGCGCGGACGGCTACGTGCCGGCGGACGCCGACGCGGAGACGGTCGTGGCGCGCGTCCGCGACGCGCTCGAGGAGACGGGGCGAGACGCGGGGGCGTCGGCGGGCCGACGCTACCGGTCGCTCGTCGAGTCCTCGCCGGCGCCGATAAACGTCTTCGACGCGGACGGCCGGTCGATATGGGGGAACGACGCGGTCCTCGACCTCCTCGGCCTCGACGACCGCGCGGACCTCATCGGGCGGTCGATATTCGAGCTGGTCCACCCGGACGACCACGAGCGGGCGCGCCGCGAGCTCGCGTCGGTCGTCGAGGCGAAGGAGGCGACGGGGCCGACGGAGATGCGCCTCCGAACGCCGGGTCGGGGGACGAGATACGTGCGTGTCTCGACCGCTGTCGGGCGGTTCCGCGGCGCGGACGTCGGACAGGCGATCGCCGTCGACGTCACGGGCGTCCGGGAGCGCGAGCACCAGCTCCAGTTGCTCGACCGGTGGCTCCGACACAACGTCCGAAACGAGATGACGGTCATTCGGGGGTTGGCCGAGGACCTCCGTCGCGGCGCGGTCGACGACGTGAGCGCGGCGGCGAGCCGGATCAGCGCGTCCGCGAACACCCTATTGAAGCAGGCGGAGCACGAGCGGGAGCTGATCGAGACGCTCACGGAGTCGCTCGGCGAGGAGTTCGTGCGCGTGAACGTGGCGGCGGTCGCGCGACGGCAGGTCATGGCGTGTGCGGCGGCGAACCCGCACGCGGACGTCGAGCTGATTCGGGCGGACGACGTGGAGGCGCGCGTGCTCCCGGCGCTCTCGACGGCGGTCCGCGAACTCCTCGACAACGCGGTCCGCCACAGCGACGTCGCGGAGCCACGCGTCGAGGTGTCGGTCGAGCGCGACGGCGACACGGGCGTGATACGCGTGGCGGACGACGGCCCGGGCATCCCGGCGGGAGAGCGCGACGCGCTCTCCGTCGACGCGGAGACCGACCAGCTCCACCACGGCTCGGGGCTGGGGCTCGCGCTCGTCTACTGGCTCGTCCGGCGCTCCGGCGGCGACGTCGCGTTCTCGGAGAACGACCCGCGCGGGAGCGTCGTCACCGTTCGGCTGTGA
- a CDS encoding methionine synthase: protein MSTREQFRPPEHEHDHFLLTTVVGSYPKPTWLNRARDLHEEGESEQFDESDWEEATDDASRLITHEHEHAGLDVVCDGEMRREEMVEFFAERIDGYEFNGPVKVWGHNYFDKPSVADEVAYDDPWLVDEYEFTADVAERPVKVPITGPYTLASWSFNEAYDTEADLAYDLADLVNEEIEKLVEAGARYIQIDEPALATTPDDHAIVGECLDRIVADLPDDVRIGLHVCYGDYSRIYPEINDYPIDEFDVELANGDYEQIDVFTDPTFEPDLALGVTDAHVAEVESVAEIKENILEGLKVVPPEKLTVSPDCGLKLLPREIAYGKMENMVQAAREIEAELDAGEIDLDELAQY from the coding sequence ATGAGCACCCGAGAGCAGTTCCGACCGCCCGAGCACGAGCACGACCACTTCCTGCTGACGACCGTCGTCGGCTCCTACCCGAAGCCGACGTGGCTGAACCGCGCGCGCGACCTCCACGAGGAGGGCGAGAGCGAGCAGTTCGACGAGAGCGACTGGGAGGAGGCGACCGACGACGCCTCTCGGCTCATCACGCACGAGCACGAGCACGCCGGCCTCGACGTCGTCTGCGACGGCGAGATGCGCCGCGAGGAGATGGTCGAGTTCTTCGCCGAGCGCATCGACGGCTACGAGTTCAACGGCCCCGTGAAGGTCTGGGGGCACAACTACTTCGACAAGCCCAGCGTCGCCGACGAAGTCGCCTACGACGACCCGTGGCTCGTCGACGAGTACGAGTTCACCGCCGACGTCGCCGAGCGCCCCGTGAAGGTCCCGATCACCGGCCCCTACACGCTCGCGTCGTGGAGCTTCAACGAGGCCTACGACACCGAGGCCGACCTCGCGTACGACCTCGCGGACCTCGTGAACGAGGAGATCGAGAAGCTCGTCGAGGCCGGCGCGCGCTACATCCAGATCGACGAGCCCGCGCTCGCGACGACGCCCGACGACCACGCCATCGTCGGCGAGTGCCTCGATCGCATCGTCGCCGACCTCCCCGACGACGTCCGCATCGGACTGCACGTCTGCTACGGCGATTACTCGCGCATCTACCCGGAGATCAACGACTACCCCATCGACGAGTTCGACGTCGAACTCGCGAACGGCGACTACGAGCAGATCGACGTCTTCACCGACCCGACGTTCGAACCCGACCTCGCGCTCGGCGTCACGGACGCCCACGTCGCCGAGGTCGAGTCCGTCGCCGAGATCAAGGAGAACATCCTCGAGGGACTGAAGGTCGTCCCGCCGGAGAAACTCACCGTCAGCCCCGACTGCGGGCTCAAGCTCCTGCCGCGCGAAATCGCCTACGGCAAGATGGAGAACATGGTGCAGGCCGCCCGCGAGATCGAGGCCGAACTCGACGCCGGCGAGATCGACCTCGACGAACTCGCACAGTACTGA
- a CDS encoding 5-methyltetrahydropteroyltriglutamate--homocysteine methyltransferase has translation MELVATTAGLFPLPDNQRERLADLKGHQKSDLISGDESADVTATYDAARERLVSVQRDAGLDRVVEGQARWDDMLAHPLCVHDNVRTEGIVRYFDNNNFYREPVVEGELVEDGDLAADLAKAARLTDDLQAVAPGPYSLATLATDEHYGDESAFLAAVAEFLAGEIAQFPEETETVFLLEPSLTFDAPDEGAHERVRDAVRTVSEAADADVVLHSYWGALDETLHAHLLDTGVDALGYDLVTAHEESAYLVQEYGTADSVALGLVDGQNTLVEDAETVRERIEWFEESVPVSDFETVYATPNTELFYLPVNKFEAKLQTLAEGVSLTTEAHQ, from the coding sequence ATGGAACTCGTCGCGACGACGGCCGGCCTGTTCCCGCTCCCCGACAACCAGCGGGAGCGGCTCGCCGACCTCAAAGGACACCAGAAGTCCGACCTCATCAGCGGTGACGAATCCGCGGACGTGACAGCGACCTACGACGCCGCGCGCGAGCGCCTCGTCAGCGTCCAGCGGGACGCCGGTCTCGACCGCGTCGTCGAGGGCCAAGCGCGCTGGGACGACATGCTCGCCCACCCGCTCTGTGTCCACGACAACGTCCGGACCGAGGGCATCGTGCGCTACTTCGACAACAACAACTTCTACCGGGAGCCGGTCGTCGAGGGCGAACTCGTCGAGGACGGGGACCTCGCCGCCGACCTCGCGAAGGCCGCGCGCCTCACCGACGACCTGCAGGCCGTCGCGCCCGGCCCCTACTCGCTCGCCACCCTCGCGACCGACGAGCACTACGGGGACGAGTCGGCGTTCCTCGCCGCCGTCGCGGAGTTCCTCGCCGGCGAAATCGCGCAGTTCCCCGAGGAGACCGAGACCGTCTTCCTCCTCGAACCGAGCCTCACCTTCGACGCGCCCGATGAGGGCGCCCACGAGCGCGTCCGCGACGCCGTCCGGACCGTCAGCGAGGCCGCCGACGCCGACGTCGTCCTCCACTCCTACTGGGGCGCCTTGGACGAGACACTGCACGCCCACCTCCTCGACACGGGCGTCGACGCGCTCGGCTACGACCTCGTCACCGCCCACGAGGAGTCGGCCTATCTCGTCCAGGAGTACGGCACCGCCGACTCCGTCGCGCTCGGCCTCGTCGACGGCCAGAACACGCTCGTCGAGGACGCCGAGACGGTTCGCGAACGCATCGAGTGGTTCGAGGAATCAGTCCCCGTCAGCGACTTCGAGACCGTCTACGCGACGCCGAACACCGAACTCTTCTACCTGCCCGTGAACAAGTTCGAAGCCAAACTCCAGACGCTCGCCGAGGGCGTCTCTCTGACGACGGAGGCCCACCAATGA
- a CDS encoding HemK2/MTQ2 family protein methyltransferase has product MTDESDLAARRGIETDVYDPAEDSRLLADVASDAVGSGDTVLDVGTGSGYVASTVAAETGARVVGSDLNPHACRRARDAGIEAVRADLVAPFREGAFDAVLFNPPYLPADAAAAREDWMEVALTGGETGREVVEAFLDDVGRVLAPSGYALVLVSTLTGVDEVVEYAGARGFSAAAALADESFPFETLTVLKLVR; this is encoded by the coding sequence ATGACGGACGAGTCGGACCTCGCGGCGCGTCGCGGTATCGAGACGGACGTGTACGATCCGGCCGAGGACTCGCGACTCCTCGCGGACGTTGCGAGCGACGCGGTCGGGAGCGGCGACACCGTCCTCGACGTCGGCACGGGGTCGGGCTACGTCGCGTCGACGGTCGCGGCGGAGACGGGCGCGCGCGTCGTCGGGTCGGACCTGAACCCGCACGCGTGTCGGCGCGCTCGAGACGCCGGAATCGAGGCGGTGCGCGCGGACCTCGTCGCGCCGTTCCGTGAGGGAGCCTTCGACGCCGTGCTGTTCAACCCGCCCTACCTGCCGGCGGACGCGGCGGCGGCGCGCGAGGACTGGATGGAGGTCGCGCTGACGGGCGGCGAGACGGGGCGGGAGGTCGTGGAGGCGTTCCTCGACGACGTCGGGCGCGTGCTCGCGCCGTCCGGGTACGCGCTCGTACTCGTGAGCACGCTGACGGGCGTCGATGAGGTCGTGGAGTACGCGGGTGCGCGCGGCTTCTCGGCGGCGGCGGCGCTCGCGGACGAGTCCTTCCCATTCGAGACGCTGACGGTGTTGAAGCTCGTCCGGTAA
- a CDS encoding mechanosensitive ion channel family protein: protein MTPALALVSLPDLATHWSDLALSLGSVVAFVVVWWAIRRVADRVRGEFGARLLDLLLGLLLLGLLVAEGSALVYIWNVEARLFEILRQIGDPITVGARAFVSLAIAALTYVATGVIRRAIENVAKRRDGITDHEVEITFRLVQVGIYLVLTFVLLRIWGVDLSGFLIGAGFLGIVLGMAARQTLGAVLAGFVLMFARPFEIGDWVEVGENEGIVTEISIVNTRIQTFDGEYVMLPNDYVGSQEVINRSRKGRLRLHVEVGVDYGADVDQAVEVAEEAMRDVEEVLSVPRPQAVLTSFGDSAVTIDLRFWIDKPSARRKWRAHTAIISAVHETFDEHDIKIPFPQRELSARPEAEGLRVRDGADAPVDDVDDADVSGSTEGER, encoded by the coding sequence GTGACGCCGGCGCTCGCGCTCGTCTCGCTCCCCGACCTCGCGACGCACTGGAGCGACCTCGCGCTCTCGCTCGGGTCGGTCGTCGCGTTCGTGGTCGTCTGGTGGGCGATACGGAGGGTCGCGGACAGGGTGCGGGGCGAGTTCGGCGCGCGCCTCCTCGACCTCCTCCTCGGGCTGCTGTTGCTCGGCCTCCTCGTCGCGGAGGGGAGCGCGCTCGTCTACATCTGGAACGTCGAGGCGCGTCTCTTCGAGATACTGCGCCAGATCGGCGACCCGATCACGGTCGGTGCGCGCGCGTTCGTCTCGCTCGCGATCGCGGCGCTGACGTACGTCGCGACGGGCGTGATCAGGCGCGCGATAGAGAACGTGGCGAAGCGCCGCGACGGCATCACCGACCACGAGGTCGAGATCACCTTCCGCCTCGTTCAGGTGGGTATCTACCTCGTGTTGACGTTCGTGTTGTTGCGTATCTGGGGCGTCGACCTCTCGGGGTTCCTGATCGGCGCGGGGTTCCTCGGTATCGTCCTCGGGATGGCGGCGCGCCAGACGCTCGGTGCGGTGCTCGCGGGCTTCGTGTTGATGTTCGCGCGGCCGTTCGAGATCGGCGACTGGGTGGAGGTCGGCGAGAACGAGGGCATCGTCACGGAGATCAGCATCGTGAACACGCGTATCCAGACCTTCGACGGCGAGTACGTGATGCTCCCGAACGACTACGTGGGTTCACAGGAGGTTATCAACCGCTCGCGAAAGGGCCGACTCCGCCTGCACGTCGAGGTCGGCGTGGACTACGGGGCGGACGTCGATCAGGCGGTCGAGGTCGCCGAGGAGGCGATGCGCGACGTCGAGGAGGTGCTCTCGGTGCCGCGCCCGCAGGCCGTCCTCACGTCGTTCGGCGACTCGGCGGTCACGATCGACCTCCGGTTCTGGATCGACAAACCGAGCGCGCGCCGGAAGTGGCGCGCGCACACGGCGATCATCTCGGCGGTTCACGAGACGTTCGACGAGCACGACATCAAGATCCCCTTCCCGCAGCGCGAACTCTCGGCGCGGCCCGAGGCCGAGGGACTCCGCGTTCGCGACGGGGCGGACGCGCCGGTTGACGACGTGGACGACGCGGACGTCTCGGGGTCCACGGAGGGCGAGCGATGA